From the Pyrenophora tritici-repentis strain M4 chromosome 5, whole genome shotgun sequence genome, the window AAGTCTCAACAGCCCACTTTCAAGGTTCTGTCTACCATTTCAAGTCTCCAACACATCTTTGCTTCCAAAATACTCGAATCTAGCAGAAATACCTATCATGATGCCTCATATCATCGCTGCTTTCCAGCAGTTCCTGCGCTGGGACAGTGAAAGCAGAAGAGAACTTGATGGAAAGACCCGCACAAGAACATTGAAAATTACAAGAGGTGGCACCGAAAGACAAGAGCAGGCAATATGGCACGCAGGCCATGCCAGGTGTACATCAGCATAGGGCGCTTGGTGTAAGATGGAGAGGTATGTCTGGAATATCCTCCTCGTTCACTTGTGCGCGAGAAACACATGAAAATGTTTCACCTTTCACTCTCACCATATATTGAGTATGAGCATGCGCAAATTAAAAACTTCATCTCTTCGTTGAAATCCTCACAACAACACCCGCACCTCGCCATCGCCTCTGCCGCTGCCTCTAGATCTCGCAACACTCTGCGAAAAGCTATACTAATACACATTCTCAGTCACGCGCAGACTCCTGCAGCATGTACCAGAACCCGTGCCCTGACCTTGGTCAGCAGGGCCAGGACGACTTCAACATCCCCAAAGGCTCTGAGACCAACATCCCAAACAACCACGAGGAGGTCGTCAGTACACCCCTGGCGACACTCCACTGCTTCGAAGACGGACTCAGGAGCCAACTTACTGCCGAAGAAAACTTCGTCAACTACCACAACCTGCCAACTGGCGACTACAGAACCGTCACAGCAGTCCCCACATGCGTCAATACTGCAGCTTCGCAGGATCCAGAGGACGATCCCTACCACGTCCCAAACATCTTCGACCTCAGCGAGCCACAAGAAGAAGCCGAGGAAGAGGTTACTCTCGAGTTCGATCCACCGCTCACCCACTATGCCGAGCTGAGAGGCGATCTTCCTCTTGGATACGTCTGGCTTCCACCGAGTTCTCCCGAGCCCATGCCGTGCGAGGCTACACCTGAGCAAGAAGTGGCTGCGCCTGTCACTCCAGAGAACCAGACCAGTGTCATGGCTAGTGGAAAGATCAAAAACAGGAAGAAAGTCAAGTCTGGGAAGCCCGAAgtgaggaagaagaggcaGAAGCGGGAGACGACTGCAGAGTACCAGAAGCGCTTCACTAGCCCGTTATCTGAGGAGTTGTCTGATGCGCCCGATGGTCTCTTGCCAATTGAGACAAGGAGAAAGCTGTTTCAAGACTAATGGGTAGGAGTGGTAGATTAGACGGGTGGAAAGAACATGACTTGATGACTGGATGATTGAAATGGCTGAATGACCGATAATAAAGGAGGAAAGATGATGATCTTCTATGTACAGTAACCCTAATGGAACTCATGACTATAGCTCCTTCTTCCCACTCGCCTTCAGTGCCGCGCTGCCTTCTCTCTTCACACCAACCAGACCCTCTAGCACGGTGATCCACATCTGCACCAGAAGAACCACCACTCTGACCACGTTATCTTTCCACTCCAGCTCTGGCTTTCTACCTCGCATGAACTTGGCGTCTACAACATCCCAACCTGCACTCCCTCCAAGTTTCTCTCCAACTTGCAGCCCGCTCCGACATCCATCCTCGTGGAACCCGTATCCCGTCCAAGCACCGGCATACCAGATGCCTTGCTTGCCTTGGATCTCTGGGAGTCGGTCTTGGGCGAACACCATCCGGGAGTTATACAGGGGATGCCTGTACTGATATGTTGCTTGAGTCAAAGACGGAGATGGTGGATGAGGGGGATTGAGGGTCACGAGGACGGAGGAGAAGGTGTCGCGGGGGATGTGTTGAAGCGTGTTCATGTCGTAGGTTAAGCAAACAGTTTCAAGTGTGCCTGCGGACGTTGTGAGATTTGCattttttggtgttgaagcCTTCGAAGTAGTGAGGTAGTTCCATGCGGACCAGGCGGTGCGGCGTGTGGGCATGAGCTAGAACTTGTTAGTGGCTTTTGATCACGATCCAAGATTAGGGATCTTACCGAGAGATCTGAATGTAGATATGCTGTGTTTGGCGTTGTTTCGAATGAATCAAGAATCTCCTTCTCTTGCTCCGTTGCCTCATCGCCCAATATCCACCTCGCTTGATCGCCATGGCAAGCAAACACGACCTCATCAAAGGTTTCTGTCTGACCCTCTCCCCGGCCACCCAACTTGAGCTCAACTTTACCGCCCTTCCTCTTCACAGCCAGCACGGGAGTCCCGAGATGACCTTGGCAGTTCCCTGCTAGCTCTAGCACGGCATCGATGTATTTGATGGCACCACCTTGGACAGTCAACCACGGGGGTCGCTCAGCGATCGTGCTGAGTAGATGGTGATTCCACATGAAGCGTACCAGTGTCAGGGCTGGAAATTCGAGGGCACATTTGTCTGCGCCGGTACTCCATACACACGCCGTCATGGGAATCAAGTAATCATCTCTGAAAGCATCTGAATAGCCCTTCAACTCCAAGTACTCACCAATGCTCATCTCCGTAGCGGCGACAGCATCTAGGGAACCTGGGGGAATAGACAAGAGATCCAGGGCAAATTGGTTGAAGCGTACGATGTCGAATATCATGCGCCAGAATGAAGGCTTCAGGGCGTTGGCGGGCTGAGCGAAGAGCGTGCTGCCTGATGTACCCGACCATTCAAAAGCGCCGGCATCGCGAGAGACACCGAAAGTCATTTCTGAATCCACAGTCTTCACCCCGAGAGCCGCGAGGAATTTAATAAAGTTCGCTGACGATTGTTAGTGTTGATGTAGCTACATGGCTAGAGAGGGCACGGACGATATGTCGCGGTGTTGAGCACAATGAAGCCCGTATCTACGGGCGTGGTCTTGCCATTGTGTGTCCATGTCACAGTATTCGTATGGCCACCAAGACGTTCTTCTTTTTCGAAAAGATGGACCTCATGCTGTGTGTTGCGAAGCGCATAGAGGGCGCTCAGACCAGATATGCCGCTACCGACAATGGCTATGCGCTTCTTCTCTGTCGTGTTGCTCATGGCGGGCTAGCGTAACGGTGTGGCGAATATACAGACAGGCTGGTAGCGAATGCTAATTGGATGCACGAAGGTGACGAAAGGTTATGCGAAGACAAGAATCAAATTTGGAGGATTCAAGAGTCATGAGGTCATCGAATCGGAACGATTTGCGTTGCAGGTACATGACTAGTGCCTACGGAGGGATTCAACGCGCTCATTCTTCCGTTCGAGTATACAATCATTGCGAGCCCGCCTAAATGTTATATGCGAAGTTGCCAAAGGGCTCCGCAGAAATTGGGTAATATTGGCTTCAGTTTTGTTGTGGATGCCCCTTGGTCAGAGCATCGCAGATCTTGCTACCCACAGACTCCACCCGTGCAAATGGCAGAATGCATCTGGCCCTTCCGTTCAATTTCCATCTGGAGTACGTGAGGCAATGAAAGTTGCAATATGATTGCGGCGCACCGATGTCAGATATAGTAGTGTGAAGAGCGCAATGGCATCAGCACAGATAGATCCATGAGACTCTAGATGCCCTAGGCCCTCGTGCTCATCTGCTAATCCCGGGCTGATACGCCGAAGAGAGTCTGTATGGGACCTGAAGCTCGCGGAGTTCCAGACAATTCGGCCGGGATGACAGTACTTAGCGCACGTGACACAACAGGGCTGACCTTGGCAAATGCGTAATGCGCTTCAGTAACTCCGGACTCTGTACTGTACACCAACACTCCATTTGCGAACACGTCCACGCACGACTCTATTCACACCCAAAGTACAATAGCAGCATATAAAACCATTCCATACCATCTCGAGCAAATACCACCATCATGTCCAACCTCATCGACGCAGATGCAGGCACCGAGCGCTTCGGCGGCTACGAAGCCGAGCTCAAGCTGGTCCAGGCCGATCTCAGCCAGCAAATAGAGCAGATCAAAGAGACGACGGGAGAGCCCAGGAAAGCCGCGATTAGCAGGGCAGAGCGAGCGCTGGAGGAGGCCGAAGAGCTGGTGAGTTGGAGCCTAAACAACGCATGTCGCGCATGCGCAATGCGACCACCAACACAGCACCCCGAATGACATATGACCAAAAACATAATTCTAATAAAAGTGCCCGACAGATTGGCCAAATGCGCATCGAAAAATCAAACATCCCCGCCAACCTGAAATCCAAATACAATGCGCGCTTCCGCAACTTTGAGCACGACATCGACACCACCAAGCGCAAGCTAGAAACCTACACCTCGGATCGCTCCAAACTCTTTGGTGACCGCTACACCGACAACCCAGAGGGAGGCGACGCCCAGCTCGAGCAGCGCCAACAACTTCTCTCAGGAACCGATCGCTTGAACAGGTCCAGTGGAAGGCTGAGGGAGAGCCAGAGAATTGCGCTTGAGACGGAGCAGATTGGTGCTAATACATTGGGTGATCTGCACAGACAGCGGGAGCAGATTGTGAACACAAGAGAGAGGTTGCTGGAAAGCGAGACCTATACTGATCGGAGTATCAAGACGTTGAGGGGCATGGCGAGACGGTACGTACACCCGCTACTCCATCATACCCCCACTCGAGTTGATGCCGAGTTGTAGCTGGATGCCCTTTTGAATTGACCCACGAACCATGTGCTGACGAAATTGACCCAGGATGGCTACAAACCGCATCATTACCATTGCCATAATCACCGTCTTGGTCTTGCTCATCATGGCCGTCATCTACAGCAAGTTTAGATGATTGTTTGTTCACTACTACGAGAAGCGTTTTCCCCGTTTGGCGTCTGGAGCTTCACAACACGTTATACGAGTACACTTGGGGTTCTTATAGATTTAATCATTGAATCAGTCTTATCTTTGTTCATCTCGTTCGTTCTCGCGCGATACCCTGTTTTGACTCTCACCAGTGATGTAACATGCGTATGGGACTGAAAACTGTGTGTGTATGCATATCTATTCATTGAAACGAGACGCCATCGTCTTCTGATATCATCTGTATATGCCATATCCCCCACCATCTCAGTTTTTCCAGCATTCTATCCCCTATCCCAACCCCACTGTATAAACACTAAGCACTAAGCATTAAATTCTTATAACCAACCAACCCCCTCTTTGCGCCCTGACAAACGCCATGAAAATAAAACATTAACCACTCCCCCGACCCCGACCACAACTATAGTAGTCAAGAGGAAGGAAAGGAGCGGTGAGTGAGTCCAGCTAAGAGAAGGAAAAAACAATCCAGCCATTTTGGTAAAGGAGaaaggaaaggaagagagaCAAAGCTCAATCGACGATGAACAAGAGTAAACAAACAACACGGCGTAACCCAAAGAAAAAGCAGAGAACCCCACAAGATCGATCGGGAGATGGGAAAAAGAAAAAGATCCGCAGAGAGAGAAACAAGAGAAACGACGAGTACAAAACAAGACCAAAAAAAAAAGAGAAGACGCCGGAAAAAAAAAGACAAAAACATACAACAGCGGGGATTCGCTAGTGGTCACCCACCTAACTACTAATCCGCCGGTACACTGGTTAACTAGGGCTGAGCGGACGGGAAGCCGTGTTCTCAGTGTCCTATGGTCGTATGTGAAAGATTTGTTCCGGTGTTTTGATTATTACCGTGGTGTTGATTGCGTATACATGCTGTGTGCACGTGCTTTCAGCTGGTGGGGCGAAGCTTGGTGTACGGAGTATACCGCCGGTTGCGTCGTGTCCAGTCGCATCACTTGGCGCAGGGTGATTTTTTTTTCTTGTTAAGGAGCGACGTCTTGCTTGTGTGTGTGCGCGCGTTTTTACCAGTCGAGCAGCCCGGTGGTCGTAATGCGCGTTGCCGTTTGATGGGGTAGTCGTATGGTCGTATCACGTTGCATGTCGTGTTTTGTCGTTGAAGCGGGGGGCGAACTTTCTTACTCTCTTACTGCTGGGCTCTTATATGGTGAGGTAGACTGTGCAATCCTGGAATTCATCACCGATCTTGGGGATGGAACCGACCGGGAAGGGTGTCTTGGGTAACACTTTGTCAAAGCCTGGGGTCCGTGGCCGCATCGATGCATTGCTGGGTTGGCGCCTGTGTAAGGACAGTCCTAGAGGAGATACCGCGCGCGGTGGTGGAGGGAAAGCTGGGCTGGGGCTGAAAGCCGTCACTGGAGACATGCGAAGAGGATCAAGCCTGCCATGGGAGTGCATAGTTGACCTCGATTGTGTTGTTGTGGTTGCAGTGCTTTGTATCGAGCTATTACTGGGGTTGCGGGAGTGACCGGGGAGACTGTGTAAGCGGAGTAGTGACGGACGGACGGGCGTGATAGGTACAACTCCGCTTGTGGCGCGAGTTAGGGTGGGCTTGAGAGGTTGAAGAGTAAAGTCGCCTTGTACAGAGTCGGCCCTAGTGGCTGTGTTCGGTCGGCGAATCTCCGAGAAGCCTGTATGCGTTCGCGCGGTGCTCGGTCTCGTGCTATAGGTGGTGACGGGTCGGGTGGTAGGCCGAGCGCTGGTTTGCGGCTTCTGTCCGGCCTTTGTGCGTTCAATGTCGAGAACTTGGAAGCTACTCAATTGAGCTGCCGACGAGAAGTATTGTGGCATCAGCAGCGCAAACAGAGGTCGCATGGCTGGCAAGCAAGCACAGATAATCGCCACGTTGACTTCCACTGCGGACAATGTCGCGTGGTCTGGGTTGTCGAAAGGAACGTCAGTCGAGTTGGCGATAGTGTCCAAGCTGTAGAGGCGGACGATGGAGACCAAAGTGACACTGTAGATGAGTCAGTATATTCTTTCGTCTATGGTGAACGTTGTTGACATACCATGCACCCAGCCCAAACATCGCAAACAAAGCCTTCTTCTGTGCTTTGGCAATCTGTAAGGTTCGAACAACGAACAAGGGCAGGAGGAAGATGATGACATCTTGGATGATATTTACACCAGCGTTCACAACCCATAGGATGAGCTGGTTCATGCAGCGTCCCTTATGGACTGACTTGTCCCACGAGTAGGCGACAGGGGTGCATATGAGAATGCTTGAGAGAATCGTCCAGGTTCCCCATGCTACCACAAAGCCCAAAACAGAAAGGCAGGCCTTGCGAAAGCACCTGAGGGGAAAAATCCTGAGATACTGAACGAGGATAGCGACCTTCGTGACGGTAAGTGCAAGGTTGTAGACCCAAACACCAGCCCAAAAAGCCTACACGGTCGTCAGCATGATATTGCATAGCATGAGGTGAAGGCAGGTTCCACCGGAATGCAGGCTGCGTGTCTCCACTAAGCTAAAACTTGAAAATTCGACGACGTTTCGTTCCGAAGATATACAATGCGTTTCTTGAGACTCCATCCGGGTAAAACAGAGAAAGGTAGGAGCTGGCTGAGACTTACCTTGAGTATGACATCCAGCTGGCTGGGCAGAAGGTTTGCGGCATGCATCCCCAGTCCATTCATTACTTGCGCAGCCGTTTGTATAGAGAGCGCTATCGACAGTACCTATCATGTTGTTAGCAGGAGAGCGCATAAGACAAATTTGTGCTGCTTACCATGGCTATCACGATGCATAGATCTTCCAGCCCGGCTGACCTCGATATCACCAGCCGTGTAAATAAACGCAGAAATACAATCATGCCAGAAACGAGTGTAAAAGCAAGAACGATAGTATTAACCCGGACACCAGCGGGCGTGGAATTATCTTGCTCCATAATGGCTGTGGTATTAGAATGACGTCTGAGTAAGATGGAAAACAGAAGAGCCCCGAAAGAGAACGCCACGCATGCTCAATTGTCCATAACGGCTTCTCCGGGGATGTTGATG encodes:
- a CDS encoding Rrn6 domain containing protein; amino-acid sequence: MYQNPCPDLGQQGQDDFNIPKGSETNIPNNHEEVVSTPLATLHCFEDGLRSQLTAEENFVNYHNLPTGDYRTVTAVPTCVNTAASQDPEDDPYHVPNIFDLSEPQEEAEEEVTLEFDPPLTHYAELRGDLPLGYVWLPPSSPEPMPCEATPEQEVAAPVTPENQTSVMASGKIKNRKKVKSGKPEVRKKRQKRETTAEYQKRFTSPLSEELSDAPDGLLPIETRRKLFQD
- a CDS encoding NAD-binding-8 multi-domain protein gives rise to the protein MSNTTEKKRIAIVGSGISGLSALYALRNTQHEVHLFEKEERLGGHTNTVTWTHNGKTTPVDTGFIVLNTATYPNFIKFLAALGVKTVDSEMTFGVSRDAGAFEWSGTSGSTLFAQPANALKPSFWRMIFDIVRFNQFALDLLSIPPGSLDAVAATEMSIGEYLELKGYSDAFRDDYLIPMTACVWSTGADKCALEFPALTLVRFMWNHHLLSTIAERPPWLTVQGGAIKYIDAVLELAGNCQGHLGTPVLAVKRKGGKVELKLGGRGEGQTETFDEVVFACHGDQARWILGDEATEQEKEILDSFETTPNTAYLHSDLSLMPTRRTAWSAWNYLTTSKASTPKNANLTTSAGTLETVCLTYDMNTLQHIPRDTFSSVLVTLNPPHPPSPSLTQATYQYRHPLYNSRMVFAQDRLPEIQGKQGIWYAGAWTGYGFHEDGCRSGLQVGEKLGGSAGWDVVDAKFMRGRKPELEWKDNVVRVVVLLVQMWITVLEGLVGVKREGSAALKASGKKEL
- a CDS encoding vesicle transport v-snare protein, producing MSNLIDADAGTERFGGYEAELKLVQADLSQQIEQIKETTGEPRKAAISRAERALEEAEELIGQMRIEKSNIPANLKSKYNARFRNFEHDIDTTKRKLETYTSDRSKLFGDRYTDNPEGGDAQLEQRQQLLSGTDRLNRSSGRLRESQRIALETEQIGANTLGDLHRQREQIVNTRERLLESETYTDRSIKTLRGMARRMATNRIITIAIITVLVLLIMAVIYSKFR
- a CDS encoding Tymo-45kd-70kd domain containing protein; this translates as MEQDNSTPAGVRVNTIVLAFTLVSGMIVFLRLFTRLVISRSAGLEDLCIVIAMVLSIALSIQTAAQVMNGLGMHAANLLPSQLDVILKAFWAGVWVYNLALTVTKVAILVQYLRIFPLRCFRKACLSVLGFVVAWGTWTILSSILICTPVAYSWDKSVHKGRCMNQLILWVVNAGVNIIQDVIIFLLPLFVVRTLQIAKAQKKALFAMFGLGACVTLVSIVRLYSLDTIANSTDVPFDNPDHATLSAVEVNVAIICACLPAMRPLFALLMPQYFSSAAQLSSFQVLDIERTKAGQKPQTSARPTTRPVTTYSTRPSTARTHTGFSEIRRPNTATRADSVQGDFTLQPLKPTLTRATSGVVPITPVRPSLLRLHSLPGHSRNPSNSSIQSTATTTTQSRSTMHSHGRLDPLRMSPVTAFSPSPAFPPPPRAVSPLGLSLHRRQPSNASMRPRTPGFDKVLPKTPFPVGSIPKIGDEFQDCTVYLTI